The Nitrospinota bacterium nucleotide sequence CCCCCCATGGAATCAAGATGTCCAAGCGCGTGGAGGGTTTCCGCTTCGGCGGTCGCGCGGAAAAGTTTCGCTATGTTCGGGAATCCTTCCTTGTCGGCCTTTCGAGCGAAAGCCGTGTACTTGCGGTTCGCCTGGCTCTCGCCGGCAAAGGCGGTTTGCAGGTTCTCATCGGTTGTCGGCATATGAGTATCTCCTTTCAATGCAGGTTTATTTCGATCTCGCGTGTACCGGTTGTCTGTCTCTCAGCCCAGATTCTACCAAATAGAGGGGGATGATGAAACCGCTTAAGCGCGGGCTTGCTTTCCTTTCCATGTCATCACCTTTTCGGCGAGCCATACAGCTTCAAAACATCTCGTTCCGGTGATACTATGTTTTTATCGTCTTGAGTATTTATTGGGTTTCGTCGGGGGGAGCTGGATAGATGGCGGGGAGGATTCGAAAATATATCGGCAACGATCTGCCGGTAAAGCGAAATCACGGATTTACTTTTATCGAGCTTGTAGTCGTCATCCTTGTCATCTCCATTTTTGCCGCGGTGGCATCGCCGATATTCAATTCCAGCGGCAGATATGTCGGGAACGCCGCCGTCGCGGTAGCCTACGACATCACGACCGCGAGGATGGATTCAATGCTCGGCAACAGAAGCCTGAGCGTCGATTTTGTATCCGGTAGTTCGCGCTACCTTTTCGGAAAAGGGAAGGCGAGGGATCTTCTGGATATAGGGCCAAGGCTCTCGGTCGTCGCGTCAGGC carries:
- a CDS encoding prepilin-type N-terminal cleavage/methylation domain-containing protein — translated: MAGRIRKYIGNDLPVKRNHGFTFIELVVVILVISIFAAVASPIFNSSGRYVGNAAVAVAYDITTARMDSMLGNRSLSVDFVSGSSRYLFGKGKARDLLDIGPRLSVVASGPLVFNSLGEPVGISARSIITVTDGTTSRDIFVEPYTGKVTLP